One Phocoena sinus isolate mPhoSin1 chromosome 13, mPhoSin1.pri, whole genome shotgun sequence DNA segment encodes these proteins:
- the STON1 gene encoding stonin-1 produces MCSTNPGSWVTFDDDPAFQSSQKSKNFPLENQGICRPNGLKLNLSGTKEFPSGYSSTSSTPLSSPIIDFYFSPGPPSNSPLSTPTKDFPGFPGIPKAGTHVLYPIPESSSNSPLIPGAGSSILPTKPTCLSHASLLSDHSCIHPAPKVGLPDETSPHQAESLGFQSDTPRFQYFQEDCAFSSPFWKDEGSASQLTFDPPGSRKMVPSRDKELPIDQKGLNQCSLNYICEKLEHLQSAENQDSFGNLSTQRLCAEDAASSFVPHMLFRSQPEAGWSFMLRIPEKKNVMSSRQWGPIFLKVLPGGILQMYYEKGLEKPFKELQLNPYCRLSEPKVENFSVTGKIHTVKIEHVSYTEKRKYHSKTEVVHEPDIEQMLKLGSTEYHDFLDFLTSVEEELTKLPAVSKPKKNYEEQEVFLEIVDNFWGKITKEEGKLVESAVITQIWCLCFVNGNTECFLTLNDLELQKRNECYFEKDPEKKGIDILDYHFHKCVNAQEFEQSRIIKFVPLDACRFELMRFKTLYSGEDLPFSLKSVVVVQGAYVELQAFVNMAPLVQRPSLRSCDNIMIHFPVPSQWIKALWTMNLQRQKSLKAKMNRRACLGSLHEPESEPVIQVTVGSAKYESAYRAVVWKIDRLPDKNSSPDHPHCLSYKLELGSDQEIPSDWYPFATVQFGILDTCASRTEVRSLGVESDVQPQKHVHQRACYNIQVEIEKKWIKIDGEDPDKAGDCVTQ; encoded by the exons ATGTGCTCCACAAACCCAGGCAGTTGGGTCACATTTGATGATGACCCTGCTTTTCAGTCTTCTCAAAAGTCAAAGAATTTCCCTCTGGAGAATCAAGGCATTTGTAGGCCAAATGGACTTAAACTGAACCTTTCTGGTACTAAGGAATTTCCCAGTGGATATTCCTCCACCAGCAgtacccctctctcctctcccatcaTAGACTTTTATTTCAGTCCAGGACCTCCAAGTAACTCTCCTCTTTCTACACCTACCAAAGACTTCCCAGGTTTTCCTGGCATCCCCAAAGCAGGGACTCATGTGCTTTATCCTATTCCAGAATCATCTTCAAACAGTCCACTTATACCTGGAGCAGGTTCTTCCATATTGCCTACTAAACCAACCTGTTTATCCCATGCTTCCTTACTCAGTGACCACTCATGTATACATCCAGCTCCCAAAGTGGGTCTTCCAGATGAAACGAGCCCTCACCAGGCTGAAAGCCTAGGGTTCCAAAGTGATACTCCCCGGTTTCAGTATTTTCAGGAGGACTGTGCCTTTTCAAGTCCATTTTGGAAAGATGAAGGCAGTGCTTCCCAGCTCACCTTTGACCCTCCAGGAAGCAGAAAGATGGTCCCATCAAGAGACAAAGAGTTGCCTATTGATCAAAAAGGCTTAAATCAATGTTCACTCAACTACATCTGTGAGAAGCTTGAACATCTCCAATCAGCTGAGAACCAAGACTCGTTTGGAAATTTGTCTACGCAGCGTCTGTGTGCTGAAGATGCTGCCTCTTCCTTTGTGCCCCACATGCTCTTCAGGAGTCAGCCAGAAGCCGGATGGTCTTTCATGTTGAGAATCCCTGAGAAGAAGAACGTGATGTCTTCCCGTCAGTGGGGGCCAATTTTTCTAAAAGTCCTACCTGGAGGAATTTTGCAAATGTATTATGAGAAGGGGTTAGAAAAACCATTTAAAGAGTTACAGCTCAATCCATACTGCAGGCTTTCTGAACCCAAAGTTGAGAACTTTAGTGTGACAGGAAAAATCCATACTGTGAAGATCGAACATGTGTCTtacacagaaaaaaggaaataccaTTCTAAGACAGAAGTAGTTCACGAGCCAGACATAGAACAAATGCTGAAGTTGGGATCCACAGAGTACCATGACTTCCTTGACTTTCTGACCAGTGTGGAGGAGGAGCTGACGAAGCTGCCAGCCGTTTCAAAACCAAAGAAGAACTATGAGGAACAAGAAGTTTTCCTTGAAATCGTGGACAACTTTTGGGGTAAAATCactaaagaagaaggaaaattggTTGAAAGTGCTGTGATAACTCAAATCTGGTGCCTCTGCTTTGTGAATGGGAACACGGAATGCTTTTTAACCTTGAATGACCTTGAGCTGCAGAAGCGAAATGAATGCTATTTTGAAAAAGACCCAGAAAAGAAGGGGATTGATATTCTTGACTATCATTTCCATAAGTGTGTGAACGCACAAGAATTTGAGCAATCAAGAATCATTAAGTTCGTACCTCTGGATGCCTGCCGGTTTGAACTGATGCGTTTCAAGACTTTGTATAGCGGCGAAGACCTTCCCTTTTCCCTGAAGTCTGTAGTGGTTGTCCAGGGGGCGTATGTGGAGCTTCAGGCCTTTGTCAACATGGCCCCGTTGGTCCAGAGACCATCCTTGAGGTCCTGTGACAACATAATGATACACTTTCCTGTGCCATCGCAGTGGATCAAGGCCCTCTGGACCATGAACCTCCAGAGGCAGAAGTCCCTGAAAGCCAAAATGAACCGCCGGGCGTGTCTGGGGAGTTTACATGAACCTGAATCTGAACCTGTCATACAGGTCACTGTGGGGTCAGCAAAATATGAGAGTGCCTACCGGGCCGTCGTATGGAAGATAGACCGGCTTCCTGATAAAAATTCAA gtCCTGATCATCCCCATTGTTTGTCATACAAACTAGAACTTGGATCAGACCAAGAAATTCCCTCTGATTGGTATCCATTTGCTACTGTTCAGTTTGGGATTCTTGACACCTGTGCCTCAAGGACAGAGGTCAGGTCTCTGGGGGTGGAGAGTGATGTCCAGCCACAGAAACATGTTCATCAGCGAGCCTGCTACAACATCCAG